GATAGACGAAACCGTCCTTCAAGTCCCAGATCAGTGCCGTGTCTGGAAATTCTATCAATAAAGGCCTGCTTGCCATCAGCAGCGCCGACAAACAGACAAATAAAGGGCATATCCTTGATCAAGGCCAAGGCATCAAGCAAAATTTCATGCCCTTTCCACAATGTTGGTCGGGCTGGCAACATCACCACTGGCATTTCTTCGGGCAACGCAACTGAATCTGCGAAATTAATGATCCGCGTCTGATTAACCGCCTGTGGATCGAAAACATCAACATCAACACCACGATGAATAACAGTCATACGCTCTTCCACGCCAACAAACTGACTGGTAATCAACTGCTTTACATATTTAGAGATGGCGATGACATGATCTACTTTGATGATCTTTCCATTATAAATTCGTTTGAAAATGGAATGTGCCTGAAACCGGCCATGAACAGTGCTGACGGTAGGAATACGGAGCGTCTTGGCCACTGGCAAAGCGATCCAGGCTGGTGCGCGCGAACGGACATGAACGATATCAGCATCCTCATCCTGTAAAATCTTTTGCAAGCGCCGACGGATCGAACCCCATTTCAGAGGATTCTTTACATTCACAGGCAATGTATGATGCGTTGCCCCACAACGCACAATATGTCGTTCAAGCGGCCCACCAGCCGAAATCACCACAGCACGGCCACCAGCTTTTTCGATAGCTTGCGCCATTTCGATTGTGCCGCGTTCGACTCCTCCGCGACCAAGAGCTGGCAGTATCTGCACAATCACGGGCCGTTGATCCTGAGGCGTATTCGTTTTGCTTAAGCGAGGCGTATTAGCCATAAATTCAATGAACTTTTCGATCAAAATGTCTAAGATACTTCAAATTCATAACGACGATTAGAGCCAATGACAATGGATGAACCTGATTTTCTTGATATAAATGACACCCAGCGCATAGCTTATCACAAGATAGATGGACAAAAACCAGGCATCATATTTCTATGTGGACATGGGTCTGACATGCAGGGCACTAAGTCTATTTATATGGAAAACTGGGCACGCGCACAGGGGCATGCGTTTATCCGGTTCGACTATCGCGGGCATGGCGCGTCGGATGGCAACTTTCTTGACCTAGCGATTTCCGATTGGACTGCAGATGCGCTAGCGGTCATAGATCAACTGACTGCGGGACCACAAATCCTTGTTGGCTCATCGCTTGGTGGCTGGATCATGTTGAACGCGGCCTGTAGCCGGCCGGAGCGCATTGCGGGTCTGATTGGCATTGCCGCCGCCCCCGATTTCACCAAAGAATTGATATGGGACAAGCTGGATAAGGATGCACAATCAGCCATGAAGCAAACCGGCTTTCTGTCGGTTCCCAACCCTTATGCTGATGAGCCTGTCATCTATCCCTATCATCTGGTTGAAGATGGCGCAGGGCATTTGCACCTGCAAGGTGACATGATCAAGATCAATGCGCCGGTGCGCCTGTTACATGGTATGCAGGATGAGGAGGTGCCATGGCAGGTTGCCAGCCGGATTATGGAAAAGCTTGTTTCCGATGATGTGCTTCTGCATCTCGACAAAACCGCAACGCATCGGTTTTCAGAACCAGCTCAGCTTGATTTGCTAGGGCAAACGATCGCCAATCTAGTGCGCTGCATCCAACATAACTAAACTAAATAGATGCGTCCATAAAGCTAGCTAAAGCGGCCTAAAAATCGGTGTTGCTGTAATAGGCTGGGGGTTTCAGACCAATCACCTGATCCGCCAGCAATTCGCGGAATGACGGTCGTGACTTCATTTTAGCATACCATGTTTTGGCTTCTGGATGCTTTTCCCAATTTATGTCACCAAGATAATCCAGAACCGACAAATGCGCCGACGCTGCCAGATCTGCCAGCGATAGTTGCTTGCCAGCCAGCCAGCTTCCCTGTTCGGCAAGCCAATCAATATATTGCATATGGATGTTCAGATTGCTTAGCGCTGCCCGAATAACAGCTGAAGATGGCTGCCCTTCGCCAGAAAATCGTTTTATCACCCGCTCAGACAATAAGGGGGTACCAACCTCGTTAGCAAACTTGACTTCAAACCAATGCACAAGACGCCGAATATCTGCCCGCGCCGCAATATCACCCCACAGCAAGGCTGGGCTTTCGCTTTCTTCGATATATTCAGCGATCACCATTGCCCCCGCAATCACGCCATGATTATCGGAAACCATAACAGGTACGTCACCAGCAGGATTGAGGCGCAGAAAATCTTCATTACGCTCCCATGGTATTTCCAGCTTTGGCAAATAAACCACATCCCTCTCGGCCAGAACCAAACGGATGAAACGCGATGCGGCGGATAGCTGATAGTGATGCAGTACATGCATGAAATTCAGGACACCTTCATAGTCTGCAACCCGAATGGGTATGTAGCGCTGTTGGTTATAGTTTACATATCGTGATGGATTTCACCAGTTCAAAACCACCTTATAGACCACTCTGGCAGATAGTTTATTACGGATGGCATTACCCAACAGGGCGGACAGGTAAATTCTGCCCCACCAGACTAGCCAAAAAACCATTCTTGAGCTCAAAGAACTGAAGCCGTTCTGGCTCTATGAAACCCGGCCATTGAACATCGTATGGCGCGGCTGGAACAAATCCGAATTTCGGATAGTAATCAACTTCCCCAGATACCAAAATGGCTGGCCAATTGAAGGATTTGGCATGGGTAAGACCAGCAGACACCAATGCCTTGCCATAGCCTTTTCCTCGCAAATCAGGCCGCACAGCAAGCGGGCCAAGCAACAGAATGGGGTGCGTTCCCAGCATCACTTCCCAGAACCGCAAGGATCCCACCGCAATGCCGTTATCCCGAAGCACAAAGCACATCTCAGCAACAGGCGCACCCGGACGCAAATTCCATACTGAGCGCGCATGCCGATTGAGGCCAAAGGCCTCATCCATCAACGCATCAACAATCTTGGTGTCGGCGTCGGTCTGTAGCGCAATTTCATACATAGCGACGCTCGATACATAAAACCGCAACAGAATGCAACAACGTTTGGGACAAGCGCGGCCTAAATCACCATTTAGGCGGTTTGCTCGAGCGTCAGCTCATGATCTATGGGCTTGCCTAGCGAAGGAATAATTTCGGTTGGCACAACCTGCCAGAAATTTCCAATCTCGGAATCCCACTCATTCAGCAAGCGCAAAGCAAGAGCCGATTCAGTCTGTTTGGCATGATCTTCAACCAAGCCACGAAGCTTATCCGCCCAATGGGCATTGGAAATACGAACAATTTCAAGGGTTGCCGGATTAACCCGGTCGCGGAAGCTACCTGCCTTGTCATAGATAAAGGCCATACCGCCTGTCATGCCCGCCCCGAAATTATTGCCAACTTCACCAAGGATAACAACATCACCGCCTGTCATATATTCACAAGCATTCGAGCCGCTACCTTCAACAATGGCTGTGGCACCCGAATTACGGACACATAGGCGTTCGCCAGCCCGGCCGGCGGCATAAAGCTGCCCCGAGGTCGCGCCGTAAAGAACCGTGTTACCAATAATTGTGTTCTCGCTGGCATTATAGGTAACCGATCCAGCTGGCCGGACCACGATCATACCACCAGACAGACCCTTACCAACATAGTCATTCGCATCACCAATCACATCAAGGCGCAGTCCCTGGGTGGCAAAAGCACCAATCGATTGCCCCGCCGACCCACGAAGCCGGACTGAAATATGCCCAGGCTTTAGACCCGTCATGCCGAACCGGCGCACGATATGCGATGACAAGCGTGTGCCAATCGCGCGTTGGGTATTTTCGATATTGTAGGAAAGCTGCATTTTTGACCCATATTCAAGTGCCCGGCTGGCATCTTTTACCATCAAGGCATCGAGTGTGTCCGGCACTTCGGTACGCGGTTTGTCACGCGCACTAATTTCGTCCTTATCCGCATCAGCACGGACAAGAATTGGATTCAAATCCAGATCGTCAAGCGCCGCATCGCCCCGGCTTACCTGGCTTAGCAAATCTGTTCTGCCAATAACATCTTCAAGCGAGGTAAAGCCAAGTGACGCCAAAATTTCGCGCACTTCTTCGGCTAGATGTGTGAAGAGCTGGACAACTTTTTCTGGCGTGCCTTCAAATTTAGCACGCAGATCATCACGTTGCGTACATACCCCGACCGGACAGGTGTTTGAATGGCACTGCCGTACCATGATACAGCCCATGGCGATCAGTGATGACGTACCAATGCCATATTCATCAGCACCCAGCATTGCCGCCATAACAATATCACGACCTGTTTTCAAACCACCATCGGTACGCAAAACAACCTTGTTGCGCAAATCATTCATCGACAGCACCTGATGCACCTCGGACAGACCCATTTCCCATGGCAAACCAGCATATTTGATCGAAGATTGCGGGCTGGCACCAGTGCCACCGCCATGACCCGATACCAGAATGGCATCAGCCTTGGCCTTGGCAACACCAGCGGCAATCGTACCGATACCTGTTGACGCCACCAGCTTGACGCATACTTTTGCATCAGGATTAATCTGTTTGAGGTCATAGATAAGCTGTGCCAGATCCTCAATCGAATAGATATCATGATGCGGTGGCGGTGAAATCAAAGTTACACCTGGCGTTGCATGACGCAAACGGGCAATCAAGCTATCAACTTTAATGCCTGGCAATTGCCCGCCTTCACCCGGTTTTGCACCCTGTGCGACCTTGATTTCGATTTCCTGACAATTATTCAGATACTCAGCGGTGACCCCAAATCGGCCTGATGCAATCTGTTTGATCGCACTTGACGGATTGTCACCATTGTCACGAAGTTTGAAGCGTGCAGGATCTTCGCCACCTTCGCCGGAGTCCGACTTTGCCCCAATGCGGTTCATCGCAATCGACAGGGTTTCATGCGCTTCAGGGCTTAGGGCACCAAGCGAAATACCAGGTGACACCAACCTTTTGCGGATATTGGTGATTGATTCGACACTTTCGATCCCAACGGCTTCACCACCCGGTTTGAAATCCATCAAATCGCGCAAATTCACTGGCCCCTGACCATCAACAAGGCTGGAATATTTCTTCCAACTTGCAAAGGAACCCGTATCACAAGCATGCTGCATCGCATGGATCATCTGGCCATCAAAAGCATGCCGTTCACCAGATTTACGGAACCGGAAAAATCCACCAACAGGTAGCGTTACATTATCATGCGCAAAGGCTTTTTGGTGCATATCCAGAATGCGGGTACGAATACCAGTCAATCCAAGACCGGACACGCGTGACGTCATGGTAGGAAAATATTTGGCTACCAACGCACGCGACAGACCGAGTGCCTCAAAATTATAGCCACCGCGATAGGAGGCAATAATAGAGATGCCCATCTTCGACATGATTTTCAGCAAGCCGTCTTCAACAGCTTTACGGTAATTACCAACCGCATCATTAACGGTTAAATTCGGCAGCAGGCCACGTTCATGACGTTCGGCGATCGCTTCTTCAGCGATATACGCATTGACCGTTGTGGCACCAACACCGATCAAAACGGCAAAATGATGCACATCAAGACATTCACCCGAAGCCACATTAACCGAGGCGAACGTCCGTAATTGCTGGCGTACCAGATGCGAATGAACAGCACCTGTTGCCAGTATCATAGGAATAGCAATGCGCGTTTCAGAGGCCGCACGGTCCGTTAGCATGACATGTTCACAGCCTGACCGAACCGCTTCTTCGGCTTCTGCCTGAATACGTTCTATAGCCGTGGTGAAATTATCTGCTTCGCCTTCTGCATCAAAGGTACAATCAATATGCGTTGCCTTCTTTCCAAGATGCAGACATAGAGCATCCCATTCAGGAATCGTCAGTACCGGAGAATTAAGCAACAGATGATCACATTGTGTTGGTGACTCATCAAGAATATTACCAAGATTACCCAACCGGGTGCGCAAGCTCATCACATGGCGTTCACGAAGCGAATCGATCGGCGGGTTTGTGACCTGAGAAAAATTCTGCCGGAAGAAATGATGCAAACCACGATAGCGACTCGATAGCACCGCAAGCGGCGTATCATCACCCATGGATCCAATGGCTTCTTTGCCCGTTTCGGCCATGGGTTGGAGGACAAGTTCCATGTCTTCCATAGTCCAGCCAGCCATCATCTGGCGGCGGCGGGCATCCATCACTGGCAAGCGTTCTGAGCTCTTACCATTAGCCTTTGCCAGCACCATATCCATCTGCTCGGCGCGGCCAATCCACTTGCCATAATCATTCTGGTTAGCCATCACGTCTTTTAATTCATCATCACGATACAGCTTGCCTTCGGCTAGATTGATTCCGATCATCTCGCCTGGTCCAAGACCACCGCGCTCAAGAATGTTGGCGTCAGGCACAACGACCATACCTGTTTCAGACCCTGCAATCACCAGACCGTCATTGGTTACGACATAGCGCATTGGGCGCAAACCATTTCGATCCAGACCTGCGATAACCCAGTTATTAGCATAAGCGGCGATTGCCGCCGGACCATCCCATGGCTCCATAACAGAATTACAATAGGCATAGAGTTGGGCACGTTTACTGGTGCCACTGACATCAATGGCTTCAGGGATCATCATGGTTTTCACCATCGGCAAAGCACGACCCGCATGACCCATGAGCTCGAATACAGCATCCAGTGCCGATGAATCCGAACTGCCTTTGGCAATCACCGGTTTCAGATCTCCGATCATATCGCCAAACAGATCAGATTCCATGCGGTCTTCATGGCACGTCATCCAGTTCTGGTTACCCCGGATCGTATTGATCTCGCCATTATGCGCAAGCACCCGAAATGGTTGTGCCAATTTCCATGTTGGCATGGTGTTTGTCGAATAGCGCTGATGATAAATCGCAAAAGATGAAATAAAGCGTGTGTCCAGCAAATCAGGGAAGAAGGCCGTGACCTGTTCGGCTAGGAACATACCCTTATAGATGATCGAACGGCTTGAAAGCGAACAGATGTAAAAGTCACTGATCAATTCATTCAATGCG
This window of the Candidatus Puniceispirillum marinum IMCC1322 genome carries:
- a CDS encoding glycosyltransferase family 4 protein — its product is MANTPRLSKTNTPQDQRPVIVQILPALGRGGVERGTIEMAQAIEKAGGRAVVISAGGPLERHIVRCGATHHTLPVNVKNPLKWGSIRRRLQKILQDEDADIVHVRSRAPAWIALPVAKTLRIPTVSTVHGRFQAHSIFKRIYNGKIIKVDHVIAISKYVKQLITSQFVGVEERMTVIHRGVDVDVFDPQAVNQTRIINFADSVALPEEMPVVMLPARPTLWKGHEILLDALALIKDMPFICLFVGAADGKQAFIDRISRHGTDLGLEGRFRLSHAVDDMPAALMVADVVVMPSITPEPFGRISLEAQAMGRPVVAFDHGGAVESIKHGQTGWLATPGDAESLADCIRQALELQGSNRQVLADKSRTHIERNFSTTRMCNETVKIYRRILQKSQLANTG
- a CDS encoding alpha/beta fold hydrolase, with translation MTMDEPDFLDINDTQRIAYHKIDGQKPGIIFLCGHGSDMQGTKSIYMENWARAQGHAFIRFDYRGHGASDGNFLDLAISDWTADALAVIDQLTAGPQILVGSSLGGWIMLNAACSRPERIAGLIGIAAAPDFTKELIWDKLDKDAQSAMKQTGFLSVPNPYADEPVIYPYHLVEDGAGHLHLQGDMIKINAPVRLLHGMQDEEVPWQVASRIMEKLVSDDVLLHLDKTATHRFSEPAQLDLLGQTIANLVRCIQHN
- a CDS encoding glutathione S-transferase family protein encodes the protein MHVLHHYQLSAASRFIRLVLAERDVVYLPKLEIPWERNEDFLRLNPAGDVPVMVSDNHGVIAGAMVIAEYIEESESPALLWGDIAARADIRRLVHWFEVKFANEVGTPLLSERVIKRFSGEGQPSSAVIRAALSNLNIHMQYIDWLAEQGSWLAGKQLSLADLAASAHLSVLDYLGDINWEKHPEAKTWYAKMKSRPSFRELLADQVIGLKPPAYYSNTDF
- a CDS encoding GNAT family N-acetyltransferase; its protein translation is MYEIALQTDADTKIVDALMDEAFGLNRHARSVWNLRPGAPVAEMCFVLRDNGIAVGSLRFWEVMLGTHPILLLGPLAVRPDLRGKGYGKALVSAGLTHAKSFNWPAILVSGEVDYYPKFGFVPAAPYDVQWPGFIEPERLQFFELKNGFLASLVGQNLPVRPVG
- the gltB gene encoding glutamate synthase large subunit; protein product: MSQYNKNFDADAFIARRKANEAKLTEAGVYAPEMEHDACGVGFVATRDGKPNRAVVDAAIEALQAIWHRGAVDADGMTGDGAGIHIEIPRDFFIEHIARTGHDDDGGRLAVGMVFLPRTDLAAQERCRCIVEQEILAFGHSIYGWRQVPVDIQALGDKANATRPEIEQIMFSMPADMSEEEAEIQLYLVRRRIEKAALNELISDFYICSLSSRSIIYKGMFLAEQVTAFFPDLLDTRFISSFAIYHQRYSTNTMPTWKLAQPFRVLAHNGEINTIRGNQNWMTCHEDRMESDLFGDMIGDLKPVIAKGSSDSSALDAVFELMGHAGRALPMVKTMMIPEAIDVSGTSKRAQLYAYCNSVMEPWDGPAAIAAYANNWVIAGLDRNGLRPMRYVVTNDGLVIAGSETGMVVVPDANILERGGLGPGEMIGINLAEGKLYRDDELKDVMANQNDYGKWIGRAEQMDMVLAKANGKSSERLPVMDARRRQMMAGWTMEDMELVLQPMAETGKEAIGSMGDDTPLAVLSSRYRGLHHFFRQNFSQVTNPPIDSLRERHVMSLRTRLGNLGNILDESPTQCDHLLLNSPVLTIPEWDALCLHLGKKATHIDCTFDAEGEADNFTTAIERIQAEAEEAVRSGCEHVMLTDRAASETRIAIPMILATGAVHSHLVRQQLRTFASVNVASGECLDVHHFAVLIGVGATTVNAYIAEEAIAERHERGLLPNLTVNDAVGNYRKAVEDGLLKIMSKMGISIIASYRGGYNFEALGLSRALVAKYFPTMTSRVSGLGLTGIRTRILDMHQKAFAHDNVTLPVGGFFRFRKSGERHAFDGQMIHAMQHACDTGSFASWKKYSSLVDGQGPVNLRDLMDFKPGGEAVGIESVESITNIRKRLVSPGISLGALSPEAHETLSIAMNRIGAKSDSGEGGEDPARFKLRDNGDNPSSAIKQIASGRFGVTAEYLNNCQEIEIKVAQGAKPGEGGQLPGIKVDSLIARLRHATPGVTLISPPPHHDIYSIEDLAQLIYDLKQINPDAKVCVKLVASTGIGTIAAGVAKAKADAILVSGHGGGTGASPQSSIKYAGLPWEMGLSEVHQVLSMNDLRNKVVLRTDGGLKTGRDIVMAAMLGADEYGIGTSSLIAMGCIMVRQCHSNTCPVGVCTQRDDLRAKFEGTPEKVVQLFTHLAEEVREILASLGFTSLEDVIGRTDLLSQVSRGDAALDDLDLNPILVRADADKDEISARDKPRTEVPDTLDALMVKDASRALEYGSKMQLSYNIENTQRAIGTRLSSHIVRRFGMTGLKPGHISVRLRGSAGQSIGAFATQGLRLDVIGDANDYVGKGLSGGMIVVRPAGSVTYNASENTIIGNTVLYGATSGQLYAAGRAGERLCVRNSGATAIVEGSGSNACEYMTGGDVVILGEVGNNFGAGMTGGMAFIYDKAGSFRDRVNPATLEIVRISNAHWADKLRGLVEDHAKQTESALALRLLNEWDSEIGNFWQVVPTEIIPSLGKPIDHELTLEQTA